Genomic segment of Neoarius graeffei isolate fNeoGra1 chromosome 7, fNeoGra1.pri, whole genome shotgun sequence:
TGTTTTTATGCCAAAAATAATGAATATGgttgctaattaaaaaaaaaaaatacccactATCCTATACAGAATATTGGCTATACAAATAAATGTACTCTTTGCAGTAATGTCTTTTGACTGGAATACAAAAGTCATTAGTGAGTCTCAGTGTTCCACATTAAGAATCTTCATGTCATTAAACGTAGTACAAAATGGCAGTGGTACGAAAACAAATATGGTTATTTCAAGTGAACATCTCTGTCTGTTATCATGACAACAGTGTAATTGTGTGTCTAATGAGCAATATCTGTGTTTCAGGGCAGTAAAGAGCACTAAAGGCAAGGTCATCAGTGACAAAGATCTGGAGATTTTGCTTGACCGCAGTGACCTTTTGGGTAAATTTTGAGACGTTCAAAGCGTCTTGTTTATTGTACTCTTGTTTACATAtttttgtgatttatttatttaaacacctGTAAAGGAtaagttttttgtttttgctttttttttatattaatcaACTATATATTTTGTGAACAATGTTTCAGATCGAGACAAAAAGAGTGTTCACCAAGAGAAGGATGGCGTGTTCAGGGTGGTTGACACTAAGAAAGAGAACGGAGAGATTTGTCTGTCATAAATGGCCAATGAGGAAgaaagtgtacgtgtgacaaagtaGATGGCACTAGTCAAGTGAACTGTGGTCTCAATCTGCTGTTTATAAAAACTGTATAGTCTTTTGCTAGTTATTACTGCTAATCCTTCCTGTTTTTTGCATTGCTGCTCTAATTTTGTCATATAGTGACTTTGAACAATTGTCTGTAATCTCAGAAGACTGGTGGTTTTGTTCAGATTTAGATTAAACACTGCTACCATGATACTCGTCTCCATAGAATGCAGTGTACTTTACTAAAAGTTTGGGAAATGCCAGTGGGAATTTGTACTTGTTGCACCTTAAATCCTTCTGGGATGTTGATGTTCTCTATTTTaaaaccagttcttgttaaactgTCATCTACCCTTCTGTGCATTTCAGTAATTCCACAGAAGGGATGTTAGCTCAAAGCACTTTGAAAAGGACGTTGTTTCAGGTCCTGCTTAAAATGAACCATGATGTTTTGCTTCAATTTATTTTTCATGTCTACAAAATTTAATAAATGTAGTTTTGTATAGCAAAATCGTTTGGTTAAAGAAGTCATGTCAAGATGCGCAGCAACTACCTTGCTGAGAAGGGGGGGGGCTTAACACAGGCCAGAGATTCTCAGTCCAAAAATGCTTCTTTCATTCAGCATGCAACTTGCATTCCAAGATATAAATtattgcaacatttatttttaagTATTGCTTCCAATATACTTCCCAAAAAGAGTAGTTCTGTCTTCCTTATAGAAAGTATAAATGAGGTGCAGTggctaacactgtcacctcatggTCAACAGGGGGCCCTTTCTGCATGGACTTCCTCCATGTGCTTCAGTTTCGTTCTTAATTTcatattcttcaaagtagcctctttttaccttgacactttgcacactattagcattatcttgaccagcttcatgaggtcatcacctggaacacttcaattaacaggcgtgcctcatcaaaagttaattcgtgcaatTTCTTGACGACTTAATGCTTGAGATCAAACCGTAaacaataatacagtaaatagccctattccaaactgtagtaatccgtatttaattatggacattaaaaataaaaagcattgaattaggtgtctaaacttttgactggtactgtatattaattATTCATGGCCCTCTTCATGTACTCAAAGGATTTGTGAAAATATTGTGATTCAAAGTCAGTCACAGACTTGTGTCATTAGTATTGGCCTCTATAATAAATGTCCTGTTTGGTCAAAGCTGGCTGGATGTAtttgaattaaaatgtttatcaccCAAACTGAGGCTGTTTATAAGTGGCATGTTGAAATTTATTGCATTTGCGGTGTTGATTTTCCTTAAGATAAAAATCTGAggcactgaatttttttttttttttaataaatgcagGCAATATttcaaaatatttatttacagtTGAGGGGAAATGTTTGCACACCTTTTAAGGCTTTATCAAAATTGTTCTTTCTCTCAAAAGTAACAAGAATGGTAAAACTGTTAAATTAATATTGCTCAAAAATATACACCTTTGAATGCaatataaacatccatccattatctgtagctgcttatcctgttctacagggtcgcaggcaagctggagcctatcccagctgactatgggcgagaggcggggtacaccctggacaagtcgccagatcatcacagggctgacacatagacaaccaaccattcacacctacggtcaatttagagccaccaattaacctaacctgcacgtctttggactgtgggggaaaccggagcacccggaggaaacccacgcagacacggggagaacacacaaactccacacagaaaggccctcgccggcctcgaacccaggaccttcttgctgtgaggtgacagtgctaaccactacaccactgtgctgcccctcaaTATAAACACTGAatgctatatttaaaaaaataatgtccAGTTTATGGCATTCTGGAACATGGGCTTTGGAAGCATGTTATTTCTGCTGGATGTTTTCTTCTTCCTCCAGTTTCCTCCTTATATGCTCGATCACTGGAAAAAAGCAAGCTGATTTTAATTCACTTTAGTGCTCTGTTAATATGAAATTACCTAAAAATATGTTTAATAATTTTCCACTTGATTCAGAGCTACTTTTAAATACATTCATGTACATTTTGTCCTACTTACTGTCCATATTTGATGTAATTTGGCCAACTGTGTTATTTGTCTTGGATGTTCTGTGATGATTGGACGAAATGTCTGTGATGGACATGGCAACATCTGTCTGTTCCAGTTGTTCAAGTCTCTGTGTGATGCGATCACTGAGGCTAAAGTAATCTTTTCTCAAGTCTCCCATCTCATCCAGAAGCAGTTTTCTCTCATGCTCCAGCAGATTCACAGCCCCTCTCATTCTCTCCATCTCCTTTTTGCTCTCGATCGCAGCCTTTGCCTTTTCTTTTTGAAGGCATCGCAGCTCCTCTTGAATCACATGCTCATCTTTTTTCAGTTTAGAGACAACTTCACTTAAAGTCTCACACTCTGTCATTTTAGCTTCTAACTGTTCCATACAGGACTTGTGTTGCTCCTGTAGCTGAAGTGTCTTAATTTTATACCCATCATGAATTAGTtttaattctttttttgtcaTGTCCAGCTGTTCTTCAGCAGTCTCTCTTTGCATTTTACAGGCATCAAGTTCTTCATACAATTGTTTAACCAGCTTTTGAGATTCCTGTACACTTTTTTcagcttctttcttttc
This window contains:
- the si:ch211-250c4.5 gene encoding uncharacterized protein si:ch211-250c4.5; the protein is MQRETAEEQLDMTKKELKLIHDGYKIKTLQLQEQHKSCMEQLEAKMTECETLSEVVSKLKKDEHVIQEELRCLQKEKAKAAIESKKEMERMRGAVNLLEHERKLLLDEMGDLRKDYFSLSDRITQRLEQLEQTDVAMSITDISSNHHRTSKTNNTVGQITSNMDMIEHIRRKLEEEENIQQK